From a single Ciconia boyciana chromosome 6, ASM3463844v1, whole genome shotgun sequence genomic region:
- the INSM2 gene encoding insulinoma-associated protein 2 translates to MPRGFLVKRSRRPGGSYRARPRERDPHRDPPPAPPPPPPPAAGGSPAARQGAEEEEEGEEEEGAAAAACPATWPPGGGCGGPGLAPPEGPAAWGAAGPCSAAGPRAALFERCLSSPASAESFPLAASFPPAEKLLLQPRTPLPAPPPPPVPALKRPSRAKAPAKKAKATRKLSFADEVTTSPVLGLRIKEEGPEGRPGPPAGRTPLGEFICQLCKEQYADPLALAQHRCSRIVRVEYRCPECHKIFSCPANLASHRRWHKPRPGPSADGSAAAAAPPGKENSPERRPRGPAAPPPQPPPPPPRQHRGGADSAGGAPAPPGPGPAPGGGPAPGGGPGPGPGPGGEAFACPCCQKRFRRQAYLRKHLGTHGAARPAAYGPPERGQLAFACHLCGARFPSADIRDKHRLWHAVREELLLPPPAGPPEGGAAGGERQGFPCKHCPATFFSAPGLARHASKCHPPESRQVLLLQVPVRPGC, encoded by the coding sequence atGCCGCGCGGCTTCCTCGTCAAGCGCAGCCGGCGCCCCGGCGGCTCCTACCGGGCGCGCCCGCGGGAGCGGGACCCGCACCGGgacccgccgcccgccccgccgccgcccccgccgccagccgccgggggcagccccgccgccagGCAgggggcggaggaggaggaggagggcgaggaggaggagggcgccgccgccgccgcctgccccgcgACGTGGccccccggcggcggctgcggcggcccCGGGCTCGCCCCGCCGGAGGGGCCGGCCGcctggggggcggcgggcccctgcagcgctgcggggccgcgggcggctCTCTTCGAGCGGTGCCTCAGCTCCCCCGCCTCCGCCGAGTCCTTCCCCCTGGCCGCCTCCTTCCCGCCCGCcgagaagctgctgctgcagccccgcacgccgctgcccgccccgccgccgccgccggtgcCCGCGCTGAAGCGGCCGTCGCGGGCCAAGGCGCCGGCCAAGAAGGCCAAGGCCACGCGGAAGCTGAGCTTCGCCGACGAGGTGACCACCTCGCCCGTGCTGGGGCTGCGCATCAAGGAGGAGGGGCCCGAgggccggccggggccgccggcggggcgcaCGCCGCTGGGCGAGTTCATCTGCCAGCTGTGCAAGGAGCAGTACGCGGACCCGCTGGCGCTGGCCCAGCACCGCTGCTCCCGCATCGTGCGCGTCGAGTACCGCTGCCCCGAGTGCCACAAGATCTTCAGCTGCCCCGCCAACCTGGCCTCGCACCGCCGCTGGCACaagccgcggcccggccccagCGCCGacggctccgccgccgccgccgccccgccgggcaaGGAGAACAGCCCCgagcggcggccccgcggccccgccgcgcccccgccccagccgccgccgccgccgccccgtcAGCACCGCGGCGGCGCGGACAGCGCCGgcggcgccccggccccccccggccccggccccgctcccggcggcggccccgctcccggcggcggccccggccccggccccggccccggcggggaggCGTTCgcctgcccctgctgccagAAGCGGTTCCGGCGGCAGGCCTACCTCCGCAAGCACCTGGGCACCCacggggcggcgcggcccgccgCCTACGGCCCGCCGGAGCGCGGGCAGCTCGCCTTCGCCTGCCACCTCTGCGGCGCCCGCTTCCCCTCGGCGGACATCAGGGACAAGCACCGGCTGTGGCACGCCGTGcgggaggagctgctgctgccgccgccggccgggccccccgagggcggcgcggcgggcggcgagcGGCAGGGCTTCCCCTGCAAGCACTGCCCCGCCACCTTCTTCAGCGCGCCCGGGCTGGCGCGGCACGCCAGCAAGTGCCACCCGCCGGAGAGcaggcaggtcctgctgctcCAGGTGCCCGTCCGGCCGGGCTGCTAg